In one Gopherus evgoodei ecotype Sinaloan lineage chromosome 1, rGopEvg1_v1.p, whole genome shotgun sequence genomic region, the following are encoded:
- the LOC115645478 gene encoding olfactory receptor 52E4-like, whose protein sequence is MSDSNTTNFTNPSTFILLGIPGLERAHVWISIPFCAMYTLAMLGNFTILFIVKMEPSLQGPMFYFLCMLAVTDLVMSTSSVPKMLSIFWFNSREISFSACLTQMYFIHAFSTMESGILVAMAFDRYVAICNPLRYSMTLTNSVVAKVGLAVMLRSGILTLPYPFLAKQWSYCRTNIIPHFYCGHIAVVKLACTDIRISSYYGLFNLFSEIGMDLFFIAVSYTLIFRAIFRLHTKDARLKTFGTCISHICAIVALYIPDLFSSLTQRFGHKVPLHLRVVITSMYLVVPPVLHPIIYGVRTKQIRVRLLQLFTHKET, encoded by the coding sequence atgtcagattccaacacaaccaACTTCACCAACCcatccaccttcatcctgctgggcattcctggcctggaaagagcccatgtctggatctccattccCTTCTGTGCTATGTACACCTTAGCCATGTTGGGGAACTTCACTATCCTGTTCATCGTGAAGATGGAGCCGAGCCTTCAGGGGCCCAtgttctatttcctctgcatgctggctgtcactgACCTGGTCATGTCCACATCCTCTGtacccaaaatgctgagcatcttctggttcaattccagggagatcagtttcagtgcctgcctcactcaGATGTACTTTATCCACGCCTTCTCAACGATGGAGTCTGGAATCctcgtggccatggcttttgatcgctatgtggccatctgcaatCCTCTGAGATATTCCATGACCCTGACAAACTCTGTTGTGGCCAAGGTAGGCCTGGCCGTGATGCTCCGTAGTGGCATACTCACATTACCCTATCCCTTCCTGGCGAAGCAGTGgtcatattgcagaaccaacatcattCCCCACTTCTATTGTGGGCATATAGCcgtggtgaagctggcctgcaCTGACATTCGCATCAGTAGTTACTACGGCCTGTTTAATCTTTTCTCTGAGATAggaatggatttattttttatcGCTGTGTCCTATACTCTGATCTTCCGGGCCATCTTCCGTCTCCACACAAAGGATGCCCGGCTCAAAACTTTTGGGACCTGCATCTCTCATATTTGTGCCATCGTAGCTTTGTACATCCCAGATTTATTCTCCTCCCTCACACAGCGATTTGGCCACAAAGTGCCACTGCATTTACGTGTTGTCATTACCAGTATGTATCTGGTGGTGCCCCCCGTGCTCCACCCCATCATCTATggggtgaggaccaaacagatccgggtcaggctgctccagctctttactCATAAAGAGACCTAA